One Drechmeria coniospora strain ARSEF 6962 chromosome 01, whole genome shotgun sequence genomic region harbors:
- a CDS encoding putative serine racemase, with translation MADLSTCRPLTRDSVMEAHKIVAPHVHRTPIMTSRTLSRMASQARTEDELQGTRFEGRVPARPRIRLWFKCENLQRVGAFKVRGAFHAVQRLTEEDDWLANGGRERGVVTHSSGNHAQALALAAKEHGIKAHIVMPAVSLPPKIAATRGYGAQIVFSGSTSSEREAAAAKVVAETGARLVPPYDHPDIMLGQGTMGIELQEQVEEAKSKVDDGDGGKGGDRPETKFGSASKGLDAIMTPCGGGGMLSGVALSCEGTGIRVFGAEPTYEGADDGKRGYYAGERVRYVSTMTVADGLRTPVGVHPWKVIYERRLVSGMYSVTEDEIMAAMRLLLERCKMVVEPSACVPLAVVLFDEEFRAMVEKEAGSDGWDLGLVLSGGNVNLEAMGAMFRAKSVNSQPMASLFGAMS, from the exons ATGGCAGACCTCTCGACGTGCCGTCCCCTCACGCGGGACTCAGTCATGGAGGCTCACAAGATCGTGGCACCGCACGTGCATCGAACTCCCATCATGACGAGCCGGACGCTCTCGCGGATGGCCTCTCAGGCCcggaccgaggacgagctccaGGGCACCCGGTTCGAGGGCAGGGTGCCGGCACGGCCGCGGATTCGGCTGTGGTTCAAGTGCGAGAACCTGCAGCGGGTGGGCGCCTTCAAGGTTCGGGGCGCCTTCCACGCCGTCCAGAGACtgacggaggaggacgacTGGCTGGCGAATGGCGGTCGGGAGAGAGGCGTGGTGACGCACAGCTCCG GCAACCACGCGCAGGCGCTGGCACTCGCGGCCAAGGAGCACGGCATCAAGGCACACATCGTCATGCCCGCCGTTTCCCTGCCGCCCAAGATTGCCGCCACGCGAGGCTACGGTGCACAAATCGTCTTCAGCGGCAGCACGAGCTCCGAGCGCGAGGCTGCGGCTGCcaaggtcgtcgccgagacggGTGCCCGCCTCGTGCCGCCCTACGATCACCCCGACATCATGCTCGGCCAGGGCACCATGGGCATCGAGCTGCAGGagcaggtggaggaggccaagagcaaggtcgacgacggtgacggtggcaAGGGCGGGGACAGGCCGGAAACGAAGTTTGGGTCGGCGTCGAAGGGgctcgacgccatcatgacgccgtgcggcggcggcggcatgctcTCGGGCGTCGCGCTGTCCTGCGAGGGCACGGGAATCCGCGTCTTCGGCGCCGAGCCAACCtacgagggcgccgacgacggcaagagGGGCTACTACGCGGGCGAGCGCGTCCGGTAcgtgtcgacgatgacggtcgCCGACGGGCTGCGGACGCCGGTCGGGGTGCACCCCTGGAAGGTCATCTACGAGCGCCGGCTGGTGTCGGGCATGTACAGCgtgaccgaggacgagatcaTGGCCGCGATGCGCCTTCTTCTCGAGCGCTGCAAGATGGTGGTCGAGCCGAGCGCATGCGTGcccctggccgtcgtcctgtTCGACGAGGAGTTCCGAGCCATggtcgagaaggaggcgggCTCGGACGGCTGGGATCTGGGGCTCGTCCTGAGCGGCGGGAACGTGAACTTGGAGGCGATGGGAGCCATGTTCAGGGCAAAGAGCGTCAACTCgcagccgatggcgagccTGTTCGGGGCCATGAGCTGA
- a CDS encoding replication factor A-like protein yields MDPKYMSALSRGSLDVIFNDPDKAAKLFPVPVMQCLQVKQMAPSAQGGDRYRLVMSDGDHYVQTMLATQANHVVHDGKLERGCFCRVKQYTPNNLKGKNILVILDLEVVESLGVQEKVGEPVAVDSKPATETTIAGNDFYGAKKEEPKPQAQPMASRPATHAGANIYPIEGLSPFAHKWTIKARVSLKSEVKTWHKATGEGKLFSVNLLDESGEIKATGFNDQCDAFYDLLQEGSVYYISSPCRVSLAKKQFTNLPNDYELTFERDTVIEKAEDQTNVPQVRFNFCTIEQLQNVEKDNTVDVIGVLKEVGEVGEITSKKDGRPFQKRELTLVDDTGYSVRVTVWGKTANSFDANPESVVAFKGTKVSDFGGKSLSLLSSGTMTVDPDIPDAHRLKGWYDSAGRADTFATHQNLASMGSATGRKDEVKTIGQVKEENLGVDEPAYYSIKATIVFVKQDNFCYPACSSQGCNKKVTDMGDGTWHCEKCSVSHDKPNYRYILSLNVADHTSHQWLSCFDETGNMVFGKTANELMELKENDEAAFMAAFEEVNCKKLGFRCRAKMDNYGDAQRVRYQIMSASFLDFKSEGNKLAEMIKQYDMDS; encoded by the exons ATGGACCCAAAGTACATGTCGGCCCTCTCCAGGGGGTCGCTCGA CGTCATCTTCAACGATCCCGACAAGGCCGCCAAGCTCTTCCCCGTTCCCGTGAtgcagtgcttgcaggtTAAGCAGATGGCCCCCTCGGCCCAGGGCGGTGACCGCTACCGACTGGTCAtgagcgacggcgaccatTACGTCCAGACGATGCTCGCCACCCAGGCCAACCACGTCGTCCacgacggcaagctcgagCGAGGGTGCTTCTGTCGCGTCAAGCAGTACACGCCCAACAACCTCAAGGGAAAGAA catcctcgtcatcctcgacctcgaagTCGTCGAATCGCTCGGCGTGCAGGAAAAGGTGGGCGAACCGGTCGCCGTCGATTCCAAGCCCGCCACGGAGACGACGATTGCCGGAAACGACTTTTACGGCGCCAAGAAGGAGGAGCCCAAGCCCCAAGCACAGCCGATGGCCTCCCGACCTGCGACGCACGCGGGGGCCAACATTTACCCGATCGAGGGCCTGTCGCCCTTTGCGCACAAGTGGACCATCAAGGCCCGCGTTTCGCTCAAGTCGGAGGTCAAGACGTGGCACAAGGCCACGGGCGAGGGCAAGCTCTTCAGCGTcaacctcctcgacgagagcggcgagaTCAAGGCGACGGGCTTCAACGACCAGTGCGACGCCTTCTACGACCTCCTCCAGGAGGGCTCCGTCTACTACATCTCCAGCCCCTGCCGCGTCTCGCTGGCGAAGAAGCAGTTCACGAACCTGCCCAACGACTACGAGCTCACCTTTGAGCGCGACACGGTCATCGAGAAGGCCGAGGACCAGACGAACGTGCCGCAGGTGCGCTTCAACTTTTGCACcatcgagcagctgcagAACGTGGAAAAGGACAACACGgtcgacgtcatcggcgtcctcaaggaggtcggcgaggtcggcgagatCACATCCAAGAAGGACGGGCGGCCGTTCCAGAAGCGAGAGCTgaccctcgtcgacgacacggGCTACTCGGTCCGCGTCACCGTCTGGGGCAAGACGGCCAACTCGTTCGACGCCAACCCCgagtccgtcgtcgccttcaaGGGGACCAAGGTGTCCGACTTTGGCGGCAAGAGCCTGAGCCTGCTGTCGTCGGGCACCATGACGGTCGACCCCGACATCCCCGACGCGCACAGGCTCAAGGGCTGGTACGACTCGGCCGGCAGGGCCGACACGTTCGCGACGCACCAGAACCTCGCCAGCATGGGCAGCGCCACGGGCAGGAAGGACGAGGTGAAGACGATTGGACAGGTCAAGGAGGAgaacctcggcgtcgacgagcccgcCTACTACTCCATCAAGGCCaccatcgtcttcgtcaagCAGGACAACTTTTGCTACCCCGCCTGCTCATCCCAGGGGTGCAACAAGAAAGTGACGGACATGGGCGACGGCACGTGGCACTGCGAAAAATGCAGCGTCTCGCACGACAAGCCCAACTACCGCTACATCCTGTCGCTCAACGTCGCCGATCACACGAGCCATCAGTGGCTCAGCTGCTTCGACGAGACGGGCAACATGGTCTTTGGCAAGACGGCCAACGAGCTGATGGAGCTGAAGGAgaacgacgaggccgcaTTTATGGCCGCCTTTGAGGAGGTCAACTGCAAGAAGCTCGGCTTCCGGTGCAGGGCAAAGATGGATAATTACGGCGACGCGCAGAG GGTACGGTATCAGATTATGAGCGCGTCCTTCCTCGACTTCAAGTCCGAGGGCAACAAGCTGGCCGAGATGATCAAGCAGTACGACATGGACTCATGA
- a CDS encoding Quinidine resistance protein 3 produces MAAGSEAVRRETGRPPSEAPLETPAGSDTDMDEPCCDVDDAEKGVAGSSAVTASVPASRAAGGAGLGGKPGSATDDAAIHRAASRSSTRSRALTVVPRHERRGLLGRFSVVPEVKRPYDYRHSTKWGITATISLAAMAAPLGSSIFYPETAEESVRVAWLTDCCAAALPALTDELGATPTMTNLSVAMYMLSMSVFPLWWSSFSEQFGRRSIYIISFALFVVFSILCAVSTNIATLVVFRILTGGASASVQAVGAGTIADIWEPRERGRAMSIFYLGPLLGPILAPVVGGILAQRLGWQSTMYFLAGYGAVVLLLLVFLLPETLARRGTTTTTTTTTDSVESRTSQPTKKTLAEQLATLTKRVLVDPLRVLLFLRFPPVLITVLVAAVAFGALFVANVAIQQKFSAPPYGFRQVVVGLLYVPPGLGYFVASFFGGRWIDAIMAREAVKANRYAEDGSLVYLPEDRMRENMWIANTLYPAGLLLLGWSLRYGVVWMVPSVGGFLFGLSSMLVFSAVTTMLTEFVHKRSSAGVAVNNFVRNILSCVGTVVAAPWITAMDTGWVFTIIALFCLVSGYGGIWTLRRNAPRWRVELNEALKDM; encoded by the exons atggccgccggtTCGGAAGCGGTCCGTCGAGAAACCGGCCGGCCACCCTCAGAGGCGCCTCTTGAAACCCCGGCAGGCTCCGACACCGACATGGACGAGCCGTGCtgcgatgtcgacgatgcggaaAAGGGTGTCGCGGGGTCCTCTGCCGTGACCGCATCCGTCCCGGCCAGCCGCGCCGCAGGTGGGGCCGGACTCGGAGGCAAACCCGGGtccgccaccgacgacgccgccattCACCGTGCAGCCTCCCGCTCGTCCACCCGCTCGCGCGCCCTGACCGTCGTGCCCCGCCACGAGAGGCGCggtctcctcggccgcttctCCGTCGTGCCCGAGGTGAAGCGGCCGTACGACTACCGCCATTCGACCAAATGGGGCATCACGGCCACCAtttcgctcgccgccatggccgcgcCCCTGGGCTCGTCCATCTTCTACC ccgagacggccgaggaaaGCGTCCGAGTTGCGTGGCTGACCGACTGCTGCGCAGCGGCCCTCCCGGCGCTCACGGACGAGCTcggggcgacgccgacgatgaccaacctctccgtcgccatgTACATGCTCTCCATGTCCGTCTTCCCGCTCTGGTGGTCCTCCTTCTCGGAGCAGTTTGGCCGCCGCTCCATCTACATCATCTCCTTtgccctcttcgtcgtcttctccatcCTCTGCGCCGTCAGCACCAACAtcgccaccctcgtcgtcttccgcATCCTCACCGGCGGTGCCTCGGCCAGCGTCCAAGCCGTCGGCGCAGGCACCATCGCCGACATCTGGGAACCGCGTGAGCGCGGCCGGGCCATGAGCATCTTCTACCTCGGTCCGCTGCTGGGGCCGATCCTcgcccccgtcgtcggcggcatcctggCTCAACGGCTTGGCTGGCAGTCGACCATGTACTTTCTCGCCGGctacggcgccgtcgtcctgctcctTCTCGTCTTCCTGCTGCCCGAAACGCTGGCCAGGcgcggcacgacgacgacgacgacgacgacgaccgatTCGGTCGAGTCCCGCACCAGCCAGCCGACGAAAAAGACGCTTGCCGAGCAGCTCGCAACGCTGACGAagcgcgtcctcgtcgaccctCTGCGCGTCCTGCTGTTCCTCCGCTTCCCGCCCGTTCTCatcaccgtcctcgtcgccgccgttgcctttggcgccctcttcgtcgccaACGTCGCCATCCAGCAAAAgttctcggcgccgccctaCGGCTTCCggcaggtcgtcgtcggcctgctctACGTGCCGCCCGGCCTCGGATACTTTGTCGCCTCCTTCTTCGGCGGCCGCTGGATCGACGCCATCATGGCgcgcgaggccgtcaaggcgAACCGctacgccgaggacggctcCCTCGTGTATCTCCCCGAGGACCGCATGCGCGAGAACATGTGGATCGCCAACACTCTCTATCCCGCCGGTCTGCTCCTGCTAGGCTGGTCGCTGCGGTACGGCGTGGTGTGGATGGTCccctccgtcggcggctttCTGTTTGGCCTTTCGTCCATGCTCGTGTTT TCTGCCGTGACGACCATGCTCACCGAATTCGTTCACAAACGttcgtcggccggcgtcgccgtcaacaACTTTGTGCGCAACATCCTCAGctgcgtcggcaccgtcgtcgctgcgCCCTGGATCACCGCCATGGACACGGGCTGGGTCTTCACCATCATCGCCCTCTTCTGCCTCGTCTCAGGCTACGGCGGCATCTGGACCCTGCGACGGAACGCGCCGCGGTGGAGGGTTGAACTGAACGAGGCGCTCAAGGACATGTGA
- a CDS encoding dienelactone hydrolase has protein sequence MTDMENATRAPESDAQPPPPPPPKDLPQDEGQSTSGSELLDDVPGQAASLTGEHCITDRPTRALPKLPSGQSATGEITKLDNVDVYVSKPADYPHAPARLLLLLTGGTGIRSTNNQIQADKYASAGYLVLMPDLFAGDTAPTAATITDDSTTLLEQVKIKAVEVTKSFMIDMWLARITADKVMPLLHKVIDTAKDEYADAVKHGDGMYAVGYCVGARFVLLLAKAERQGEQGDGAKKGPHIKAGALAHAASVVPDDFKDLEVPLSLICVENDPLFPDAVRSAGEEVMSTANLEHEVKVYPGVPHGFAVVGSYADSAIGEAQAAAYEQMLSWIQEH, from the exons ATGACGGACATGGAGAACGCAACGAGAGCTCCCGAGAGCGAcgcgcagccgccgccgccgccgccgccgaaggaTCTGCCGCAGGATGAGGGCCAGTCCACCTCGGGCTCCGAACTCCTCGATGACGTTCCTGGCCAGGCAGCTTCGCTCACGGGCGAGCACTGCATCACGGACCGGCCGACTCGTGCGTTGCCCAAGCTGC CGAGCGGCCAGTCTGCCACTGGCGAGATCACGAAGCTCGACAACGTCGAT GTCTACGTCTCGAAACCGGCGGATTACCCTCACgcgcccgcccgcctgctcctcctcctcaccggcggcaccggcatccGGTCGACCAACAACCAGATCCAAGCCGACAAGTACGCCTCGGCCGGATACCTCGTCCTCATGCCCGACCTCTTTGCCGGCgacacggcgccgacggcggcgaccatCACCGACGACTCCACGacgctgctcgagcaggtcaagatcaaggccgtcgaggttaCCAAGTCGTTCATGATCGACATGTGGCTGGCGCGCATCACGGCCGACAAGGTCATGCCCCTCCTCCACAAGGTCATCGACACGGCAAAGGACGAGTACGCGGATGCCGTCAAGCACGGCGATGGGATGTACGCCGTCGGCTACTGCGTCGGAGCCAGGTTCGTCCTCctgctggccaaggcggagcggcaaggcgagcaaggcgacGGGGCCAAGAAGGGCCCGCACATCAAGGCGGGCGCCCTCGCGCACGCGGCGTCGGTGGTGCCCGATGACTTCAAGGACCTCGAGGTGCCGCTGAGCTTGATCTGCGTCGAGAACGACCCGCTGTTCCCGGACGCCGTGCGgtcggcgggcgaggaggtcATGTCGACGGCCAACCTCGAGCACGAGGTCAAGGTGTACCCTGGCGTACCACACG gtttcgccgtcgtcggttccTACGCCGACAGcgccatcggcgaggcccaggcggcggcgtacgaGCAGATGCTCAGCTGGATTCAGGAACATTGA
- a CDS encoding hypothetical protein (related to glutamate-5-semialdehyde dehydrogenase) translates to MSLTNATAEVAAAAAKTASFALAALPASDRNAALDAIHDALAGARDEILTANARDLDRARQAVAQGTLADSLVSRLDLGRPGKWEDMLKGILDVRDLDDPLGKVHMRTRLDDDLILERVSSPIGVLLVIFEARPEVIANIASLAIKSGNACILKGGKESTESFVAMAAVMARALGGGAVPSAAVQLVTSRDDIAQLLSQDRYIDLVIPRGSNELVRAVKADTRIPVLGHADGLCSIYLTADADAQKAARAIVDAKTSYPAACNSVETLLVQDTALLTHFRPVAVALAAAGVSLRCDPAAAAVVSDVPGIVVQPAVPADYDTEFLALTLAVKTVSTLDEAVAHINAHGSHHTDAIFTADAADAERFMAQVDSAGAYWNASTRVADGMRYGFGTEVGISTSKIHARGPVGLEGLTIYKYKVRGDYQPTAQYGEGDGRRPWKHEAMPI, encoded by the exons ATGTCTCTCACCAACGCCaccgccgaggtcgccgcgGCTGCTGCCAAGACGGCGTcctttgccctcgccgctctTCCAGCGTCTGACCGCAAcgcggccctcgacgccattcacgacgccctcgccggcgcccgcgACGAAATTCTCACGGCAAACGCCCGCGACCTCGACCGCGCCCGCCAGGCCGTCGCCCAAGGCACCCTCGCCGACTCCCTCGTCTCacgcctcgacctcggccgaccGGGCAAGTGGGAGGATATGCTGAAaggcatcctcgacgtccgGGACCTCGACGATCCGC TCGGCAAGGTACATATGCGTacccggctcgacgacgacctcatcCTCGAGCGCGTCTCCTCCCCCAtcggcgtcctcctcgtcatcttcgaGGCCCGGCCCGAGGTCATCGCCAACATAGCCTCCCTCGCCATCAAGTCGGGCAACGCCTGCATCCTCAAGGGCGGCAAGGAGTCGACCGAGTccttcgtcgccatggccgccgtcatggctcgcgccctcggcggcggcgccgtcccgagcgccgccgtccagctCGTCACGAGCCGCGACGACATCGCCCAGCTGCTCTCCCAGGACCGGTACATCGACCTCGTCATCCCCCGCGGCTCCAACGAGCTCGTCcgcgccgtcaaggccgacaCCCGCATCCCCGTCCTCGGtcatgccgacggcctctGCTCCATCTACCTCACGGCTGATGCCGACGCCCAAAAGGCGGCccgcgccatcgtcgacgccaagaCCTCCTACCCGGCCGCCTGCAACAGCGTCGAGAcgctcctcgtccaggaCACGGCCCTCCTCACCCACTTccgtcccgtcgccgtcgccctcgccgccgccggcgtcagcCTGCGCTGcgacccggccgccgccgccgtcgtctccgacgtgcccggcatcgtcgtccagcccgccgtgccggccgactACGACACCGAGTTCCTcgccctcaccctcgccgtcaAGACAGTCTcgaccctcgacgaggccgtcgcccacATCAACGCCCACGGCTCCCACCACACCGACGCCATCTtcacggccgacgcggccgacgccgagcgctTCATGGCCCAGGTCGACTCCGCCGGCGCCTACTGGAATGCGTCGAcgcgcgtcgccgacggcatgcgCTACGGCTTCGGCACCGAGGTCGGCATCTCCACGAGCAAGATTCACGCCCGCGGgcccgtcggcctcgagggcctcaccatctacaagtacaaggtcCGGGGCGACTACCAGCCGACGGCCCAGtacggcgaaggcgacggtcGCCGGCCGTGGAAGCACGAGGCCATGCCCATCTGA